One Bacteroidota bacterium DNA window includes the following coding sequences:
- a CDS encoding PAS domain-containing sensor histidine kinase, translating into MDDFFFIVDENPLLSFKLNNIVKTNLAKTIVVEKFEDLFGKLLNLHPRLILINKSILNEGNFRLVRKLKSIQGYLPIIVVYSVDAILEKSQVSLMKVGVDGFIHNLDNPHWVILYLKSLLGIQKSKKTEENSDQKYRMLFETMFSAYALHEIIVDEENNPVNYRYLEVNPAFERITGLKANYVVGKTILELFPATNMSTIQTYGEVALLGEKIQFEQFSQDHQKYFEVVAFSPKKGQFSTIFIDITQYKDALRMVQNSEKELKELNATKDKFFSIVAHDLKNPFQGILGFVELLHNDLEEFDEKELKLVIGQIKEATESAYDLVLNLLEWSRLQLNRVTFNPSVLNLQDIASREVLTLNAQANAKRITLQSELSDDECVFADENMIGMVLRNLISNAIKFTNEGGEIIIRSNLLPKFIDVEIKDNGIGINQENIQKLFKVNQQVVVQGTAKEKGTGLGLILCKEFIEKNKGKIWVESRLGSGSSFHVLLPSCDPNNEL; encoded by the coding sequence ATGGATGACTTTTTTTTCATAGTGGATGAGAATCCATTACTTAGTTTTAAACTTAATAATATCGTTAAAACCAATCTTGCTAAAACGATTGTTGTTGAGAAGTTTGAAGACTTATTTGGCAAACTTTTAAATCTTCATCCAAGGCTGATACTTATTAATAAGAGCATACTTAATGAGGGTAATTTCAGGCTTGTTCGAAAGCTTAAAAGTATACAAGGGTACTTACCTATTATTGTTGTTTATTCAGTTGATGCTATTTTAGAGAAATCTCAGGTATCGTTGATGAAGGTTGGAGTGGATGGTTTTATACACAATTTGGATAATCCGCATTGGGTTATTTTGTATCTGAAATCACTTCTTGGCATTCAAAAATCAAAAAAAACGGAAGAAAACAGTGATCAAAAATATCGCATGCTGTTTGAAACCATGTTTAGTGCATATGCACTTCATGAAATAATTGTCGATGAGGAAAACAATCCGGTAAATTATCGTTATCTCGAAGTTAATCCGGCTTTTGAAAGAATTACTGGGTTAAAAGCAAATTATGTTGTTGGTAAAACGATTTTAGAATTATTCCCAGCCACTAATATGAGCACCATCCAAACTTATGGGGAGGTTGCACTTTTAGGTGAGAAAATTCAATTCGAGCAATTCTCACAGGATCATCAGAAATATTTTGAAGTAGTAGCTTTTAGTCCTAAAAAAGGACAATTCTCAACGATTTTTATTGATATAACACAGTACAAAGATGCATTGCGAATGGTTCAAAATTCGGAGAAAGAGCTCAAAGAATTAAATGCTACAAAAGATAAGTTTTTTTCAATAGTTGCACATGATTTGAAAAATCCTTTTCAGGGTATTTTGGGTTTTGTAGAGCTATTGCATAACGACTTGGAAGAGTTTGATGAAAAAGAACTTAAGCTTGTGATTGGACAAATTAAGGAAGCAACAGAAAGCGCCTATGACCTGGTACTGAACCTGCTTGAATGGTCGAGGTTGCAATTGAACAGAGTTACGTTCAATCCAAGTGTATTAAATCTACAAGATATTGCCTCTCGTGAAGTGTTGACCTTAAATGCTCAAGCAAACGCGAAACGGATTACATTACAATCAGAACTCTCAGATGACGAATGTGTTTTTGCTGATGAAAATATGATTGGAATGGTATTGCGGAATCTGATTTCAAACGCTATTAAGTTTACGAATGAAGGTGGTGAGATAATTATCCGTTCAAATTTACTTCCAAAATTTATTGATGTTGAGATAAAAGATAATGGCATTGGAATTAACCAGGAAAATATCCAGAAATTATTTAAAGTGAACCAGCAGGTTGTAGTTCAGGGAACTGCCAAAGAAAAAGGAACCGGACTTGGACTAATACTTTGTAAAGAGTTTATCGAGAAAAATAAAGGCAAAATTTGGGTTGAAAGCAGATTGGGAAGTGGTAGTAGTTTTCACGTTTTGCTTCCTTCCTGTGATCCAAATAACGAATTGTAG